GCTGGCCTTGTTTGCGCGCAGTATCAGCCCGATGGCCGGGATGGCGCCGAGCACCGGCAGGGCGGACCACACGTCCAACCCGCGACCGCTCACCATGATGTCGTCGGCCGCCCCGGGCGCTCCGCTTTCGGTGGCGAAGACCACCCGATGGCCGTCGCGGGTCAGGACGCGCCAGCTGACGGCGACCTCCGTCGGGTCGAAGTCGACGTCCGGAATCGGAATGAGGACGGTGCCCATCCGCCCTTACCCCTTCGCCACCCTGAGCTCGAGACCGACGTTGTTCTCCATGCCGCCGCGCAGCTTGCTGACGAAGTTGAACACCTTGCCCACGATGCCGTAACGCTGTCCGATCGCGTGGTAGACGGCGGCCGTCTGCGATGTGTCGAGGATGGCGGCGGCGCCTTCCACGGTCTCGCTGGTCGGCCGGCCCTGCATGGTGCAGGTGGCCAGCGTGACCCGCGAAGTGTTGCGGATCCGCTTGACCTTCCATGACTTTTCCTGGGTCATGACCAGCAGCCGATCCTGGTCGGCGGCCGCCCACACCGGTGTCGGCTTGGGTTTGCCGTCCTTGGTGAAGGTGGTCAGCAGGATGTATTGCGCCTTGGCGAGATCGGCGAAGGTGGGCGTCACGGTGTCAACCTACCCCGCCATGGTGCCGCGAGCAGACGCAGAATCGCACCGCAGAGACCGCGATAGTGCGATTCTGCGTCTGCTCGCCAGGGGACGGCGGCAGATGCGACGTTGACTTTCGGGCCGCTGCGCTGCGATAGTCATCAGCGTTAGCCGAAAATACTATTTTCATTTAAAGGCCTTGTGGACGTGAGCGACCCGAAGAACCCGCTGGCGTGGTTGCCGTTCTCGATCGCCGAGGCGGCGCTATCTGGCGCCCACGGCGATGGCGGTCTCGCACAGGCCTGGCCATACCTCTTGGACCGGCTCCGCGAAGCCGCAGAACACGTGAAATCCCATCCCGCGAACCTGAATCGAGCCGATGCCGCTGCCGGCATCCGGCATCTGCTCGTGCTGCTCGCCGCGGGCATCGACGAGGTGTTGCGGTTCGATCCGGATCCGATCCTGCGTGTCCAGCGCACCAGCACCGATGACGTCGTGACGTGGGGAATGGAATGTCCGGACTGCATTTACACCCGCGCCGTGCTCTGCGGCGGGGAGAGCTACCGACTGTTCGGCAATCGCGGCACCGCCCGCTACGTCGGGCTGCAGACGATGAGCGGCATCGCGGCGACGGCCAACGAACTGGTCGACGAGCTCGAGGTGGACGCGGACGGAAACTTCGAAGTGGTGCTTTCCCCGTCCGAGCAGACGGGCAACTGGATGCGTCTCACCGGCGAGCATCCCACGCTGACGGTGCGGCACTTCTTCTACGACTGGGACACCGAGGTGGCATCGTCGCTGCGCATCGAGCGGCTCGGCGAGCCGGCGAAGGCCACCAGCGCTTCGGTCGATGCTGACCTGGCCCTGACGAGGCAGCTGGTCGCCCTGGGCGACTTCGTCCGAGACAACCTGTCGTTCTTCTTGCAGTTCGGTGCGGCGGCGCCACCCAACGGGTTCTTGCCCCCGATCGACCGCACCGATATGGGAGCCGCGGCGGAGAACCGGCCGGTGATCGGCCGGTGGGAGCTGCACCCCGGCGAGGCGCTGATCGTCGAAGTCGAACCGCCGGAAGGCATTTACTGGAGCTTCTCCGTCGGCAACCCGTGGTGGGAGACCATCCATTACGGCCGCCACCAATCCAGCCTCAACGGCCATCAGGCCGCGGTGGATTCCGACGGCCTCGTGCGCGCGGTGCTGTGCGCCGAGGATCCCGGAGTCGCGAATTGGCTCGACACCGCCGGACACAGCAACGGACCCATCATCCTGCGCTGCGTGCGCACCATCACGGCGCCGACGCCGACGGCGCGCGTCGTGCCATTCCACGATATCCGCGCCGAATTGCCTTCGGATACCGCCGAAGTCACCGCCGAGCAGCGGGCAGCTATTCTCGCGGCTCGCCGCCGCGCCGTACACGAAAGGTTCGGACGGTGACGTTCGACGCTGACGAGCTAGAGGACGCTGCCCGAGCGGCAACCGGTCTCGAGGATTTCGGCTCGGCATACTATCGCGAGGGACTGGAGCGGATCGTCGAGGCGCTGAACACCGAGGCGGACCTCAACGACATGGGCCGGGTCATCCAACAGGCCACAATCAGCAACGCCCTGATCCAGCGCCTCAAGGTCGAGGACACCTACCGCCGGCACCCCGAGATCGAGAACCAGGTGGTTGGCGGACCGGTCTTCGTCATCGGATTACCCCGCACCGGCACCACCGCTTTGAGCCAGCTGGTGGCCGCCGACCCTCAGTTCCGGTCTTTGCGCATGTGGGAATCCCAGGCTCCCACCCCGCCGCCGGAGACGGCCACCGAGCACAGCGACCCGCGAATCGCGCAGGCCGAGGCCGGCCTGAAGATGCTCGACGAGATGTTCCCACTGATGAAGACGCTCTACAACTCCGAGCCCACGGCCCCGACCGAATGCCAGGACCTCATGGGAATGAGCTTTCGCACCTTCCACTTCGACGGCGCCGTCCGCGCGCCACGCTACCTGGCGTGGCTGATGGATTGCGACATGCGTGAAACGTACACATTTCACCGGCGGGTGCTGAAGCTCCTGCAATGGCACTGCCCGCCCGATTTGTGGCACCTCAAGACGCCCGTACACATGTTCGCCCTCGACGCGCTCGTCGAGGCATACCCGAACGCCAAATTCCTGTGGAGCCACCGTGATCCGGCCAAGGTGATGGGCTCTGTGTGCAGTCTGATCCAGTACGTGCGGAGCTGGAGCAGCGACCGCAACGACGCCAGGGAGCTTGGCGCCGAGCAGGTCGACAGTTGGGTCGAAGGCGTACGGCGGGCGATGGATTTCCGCAACCGCAACGGCGACAAGCGATTCGTCGACGTCTCCTTCGCCGATCTGCAAACCGATCCCGTGCGCACCTTACAAACCAGCTACGAATCCCTGGGTTTGGAGTTCACCGATGCCACTTTGCATTCGGTCACGCAATGGGCGCGGGGGCACCGTCCCGGGTCACGCGGTACCCACGAATACGATTTGACCGACTACGGCCTGACTCCCGAAGGTGTCCGCGAGCGGTTCGCCGACTACCTCGCCGCCTACGACGCGACCGCCTGAACCGTGAGTGCCCCACGCACGCGGCGACGCGACAAGCTGAGTCCCGACCCCACGGTGCGCCGGACGATCCTGGCCGCCGCGTCGGCCACTCTGCGGGAGCAAGGGATCCAAGGGTTCAGCATCGCCGCGGTCCTCGACCGTGCCGCATTGGGCACCCGCGCGTTCTATCGGCATTTCGGCTCCAAGGATGAACTGGTGGCCGCACTCTTCCTGGACATGGCGCGCGTAGAGGAGCGGCGACTGCGACGCCGCATGGCTTCCGCCACCACGGAGGTCGGCACGGTGGCGGCGTGGATCGACGGACGACTAGACCTGGCGTTCGACGACAACATCAAATCCGACCTGCGTCGCGTATCGCTGGAGGCTCAATCGCAGATGTTCGTGTCCCCCAAGCTGATCCAGCCCGCCTACACGCAGTTGCTGGCGCCGCTCAGCGAGGCTTTGCAGCGCGGCCTGCAGCGCGGGGTGTTTTCTCACATCGACCCGGTGGGCGACGCGCAGGCGATCCACGCCGTGGTGTGGGCCGCCATCGAGCGGCAATGGGCGACCGGCGATTGTGACCGCGACGGTGTCCGCGAACGCATCCTGCGTTTCTGCTTGGGCGGCCTGGGCGTGACCGAAAAAGCGATCGCCCAGGTTTAGCCAACCGCACACAAACCGGAGGGAGACACAGATGGACCTGGGCTTCGCGGGGTCGACGGCCGTGGTCACGGGCGGCAGCAAGGGCATGGGGCTGGCCATCGCCGAAACCCTTGCGGCCGAAGGAGCCAGCGTGGCGGTGATGGCCCGAGGCCAGGGGGCGCTGGATGCCGCGGTGACCTCACTGCGCGCGGCGGGCGCCCCGGATGCCGTCGGGATCAGCGTGGACATGGCCGATGCCGAGTCCATCGCAGACGGCTTCGCCGCGATCTCCGAGCGTTGGGGACGGCTCAACAGCCTTGTCCACACGATAGGACCGGGTGACGGCTATTTCGAGCAGATGGACGACGCACAATGGAACGACGCCTTTGCGCTGGGCACGATGTCGGCCGTGCGATCGATCCGCTCCGCGCTGCCGTTGCTGCGATCGGCGGATTGGGCGCGCATCGTGACGCTGTCCGCGCACTCGATCCAGCGGCAAAACCCGCGCCTCGTCGCCTACACGGCCTCAAAGGCGGCGTTGGCCAGCATCACCAAGAACTTATCCAAAAGCCTTGCCCAAGACGGCATCCTGGTCAATTGCGTGTGCCCCGGGACCATCGTGACTGCCAGCTTCACGGAGGTACTGAAGGACATCCTCGCCGCCGATGGCCTCGACGCCACCAATCCGGTCGATGTGATGACCTGGATCGACAACAACTTTCACCAGCCCTGCGACCTGGGTCGCGCCGGACTTCCCGAAGAGGTCGCCTCCATTACTGCCTATCTGGCGTCGCGGCGAAACGGTTACGTCACGGGCGCCACCGTCAACGTGGACGGCGGGTCGGACTTCATCTGACCGGCTGCCGCTCCGCTTCCAGATCGGGGTGTCAACCTACGGCAAATTGGGCGGTGAGCACACGCCGCACCCGCCGCAGCGGGGTCGGCGACCGTTGCGCCACCGACATGATGACCGCACCCTCTACGGCGGCAACCGCGGTGGTGGCCAGATCGGCGGCCGCCGATCGCTCCACGCCGGCTTCGCGGAGCAGCTGCGCCAGCAGGCCCTCCCACCTGCTGAAAGCCGCTGCCGCCGCGTCGGCAGCGGCAGGCGCCTCCGCGCGGCCCAACGTCGCCGCGACGATCGGGCAGCCCGCCGTGTAGTCACTGTCGGCCAGCATCGCTTCCCACATCTGCAGGAAGGCGGCCACCGCCCGCGCGGGATCGTCGTCGTGCATGCAGTCCTGGATGGCGGCGGTGAGCTCGGCGCCGGCGGCGTCGGTTGCCGCCTCGACAAGTTCTGGTTTCCCGCCGGGGAAGTTCAGATAGAGCGTTCGGCGTGCCAGGCCGGAGTGGTCGAGCAGCGCCGACACGCTCGCGCCGGCGACCCCGGCGGTCCGAATGAGCGCAATTGCGCTGGCAATCAACCGCTCCCGTGCAGACATCGATCTTCCTCGCCTTCGCCCGTCACCACCCACTTGCGGTAGACCGATTATTCTACTAGATTGCGCAGAATGGTAGACCGATCGATCTACCGAGACGAGGATCGGAGGCTGACGATGTGGAGCAACGCGGCTGACCCCACCACCACCCGGCGGGCCGTCCGGAAGTTTCGCAGGGAGCGCCTCATCGGTCGCTACGTCGCCAATCCCGCCGTGGCATTGCTCGGCCGCCTCGGCATCCGGACGACCTTCGCGACGGAGCTCGAAACGACCGGCCGAAAATCCGGGGTTCGCCGCCGTGTTCCCGTTTCCGCCAACTTCGACGGTGCGGGCGCGTGGGTGATTTCCCAGCACGGGCGACGCTCCGGGTGGGCCCTCAACATCACGGCCGACCCCAAAGTGCGCATCCGGCAAGGCGACCGGTGGCGTTCCGGCATCGCCCGGTTCGAACCCGATGACGACCCAGCGAAGCGGGCCAGCACATTCGCGACGTCGCGGCTGCTGTCGCCAGTCGTCGCGGCGACGTTTCGCGCACTGCAGTCCGACCCGATCAGCGTCCGTATCGACTTCACCGACTGACCCGGGTGCGAGGACGGTGCCGCTTAGCCCGCGAGCAGACGTAAACCTCGCACGGGAATGGTCTTTATGCGCGATCTTGCGTCTGCTCGCCAACTTAACGGAGCTAGCCCTCCAGGTCACCCTCGGTTTCCAGCAGCGCCTGACGCAGGCGAGAGAGCGTTTCCGCTTCCGGTTGTTCCCACATGCCGCGGCCGGCGGCCTCCAGCAGTCGTTCGGCCATGCCGTGCAACGCCCAGGGGTTGGATTCCGCCATGAACTTGCGGTTCTCGGGATCCAGCACGTAGCTCTGGGTGAGTTGCTCGTACATCCAGTCGGCCAGCACGTTCGCGGTGGCGTCGTAGCCGAACAGGTAGTCCACCGTCGCCGCCATTTCGAACGCGCCCTTGTACCCGTGTCGGCGCATCGCCGCCATCCAGCGCGGATTGACGACGCGGGCGCGAAACACCCGCGTGGTCTCCTCGGACAGGGTGCGGGTACGGATCGCGTCGGGCCTGGTGTTGTCCCCGATGTAGGCGGCCGGCGCCTGCCCGGTCAGCGCCCGGACCGTGGCCACCATGCCGCCGTGGTACTGGAAGTAGTCGTCGGAGTCGGCGATGTCGTGTTCGCGGGTGTCGGTGTTCTTGGCGGCCACCGCGATGCGCCGGTACTGGCGGTTCATGTCGTCGACCGCCTCGCGGCCATCCAGGTCGCGGCCGTAGGCGAACCCGCCCCACGCCGTGTACACCTGTGCCAGGTCGGCGTCGTCGCGCCAGTTCCGACTGTCGATCAGCTGCAGCAGCCCGGCGCCGTAGGTGCCCGGCTTGGAACCGAAAATCCTTGTCGTGGAGCGTCGCTGGTCGCCATGCTGAGCCAGGTCGGCCTGCGCGTGCGCGCGCACGTAGTTGTCCTCGGCGGGCTCGTCGAGGCCGGCGACCAACCGCACCGCGTCGTCGAGCATGGTCACCACGTGCGGGAAGGCGTCGCGGAAGAACCCCGAGATCCGCACCGTCACGTCGATGCGCGGACGGCCCAGCTCCGCCAGCGGAATCGGCGCGAGGTCGACGACACGCCGCGACGCGTCGTCCCAGACCGGCCGAACACCCAGCAGCGCAAGCACTTCGGCGATGTCGTCGCCGGCGGTGCGCATCGCCGAGGTGCCCCACACCGACAGCCCCACCGACTGCGGCCACCGCCCATGATCGTTGCGGTAGCGGGCAAGCAGCGAATCCGCCAGGGCCACACCGGCTTCCCAGGCCAGCCGCGACGGCACCGCCTTGGGATCGACGGAGTAGAAGTTGCGGCCGGTGGGCAGCACGTTCACCAGGCCGCGCAGCGGTGATCCCGACGGGCCGGCCGGGATGAAGCGGCCGTCCAGCGCGTTGAGCACCTGCTCGATCTCGGCCGCGGTGCCGGCCAGCCTGGGCACCACTTCGGTGGCCGCGAACCGCAGCACCGCCGCCACCTCGGGATTGTCGGTGATGCGTTCGGCAGCATCGGGATCCCAGCCGCTGGCCTGCAGCGCCGCGACGAGCTCGCGGGCGGCGGCCTCGGCCGAGTCGACGGTCGCCCGTTCGTCGGTGCCGTCCTCGGCCAGCCCCAGCGCCTGTCGCAGGCCCGGCAGCACGTGCTCTCCGCCGAAAAGTTGGCGGGCCCGCAGGATTGCCAGCACGAGGTCGAGTTCGGCTTCCCTCGGGGGCTTTTGGCCCAGTATGTGCAGGCCGTCGCGAATTTGTACGTCCTTGATCTCGCAGAGCCAGCCGTCCACGTGCAGCAGCATGTCGTCGAACGAGTCCTCCGGGGGCCGCTCGGTCAGTCCGAGATCGTGGTCCATCTTGGCGGCCCGGATCAACGTCCAGATCTGTTGGCGGATGGCGGGCAGCTTGCCGGGATCGAGCGCGGCGACGTTGGCATGTTCGTCGAGCAGCTGCTCGAGACGCGCGATGTCGCCGTAGGTTTCGGCGCGGGCCATCGGCGGGATGAGGTGGTCGACGAGCACGGCGTGCGCCCGGCGCTTGGCCTGGGTGCCCTCGCCGGGATCGTTGACCAGGAAGGGGTAAATCAGAGGCAGGTTGCCCAGCGCGGCGTCGGATCCGCAGGCCGCCGACATGCCTAGAGTCTTTCCGGGCAGCCATTCCAGGTTGCCGTGCTTGCCCAGGTGCACCACGGCGTGTGAGCCGAATCCGGTGTCCAGCCAGTGGTAGGCGGCCAGGTAGTGGTGGCTGGGCGGCAGGGCAGGGTCGTGGTAGATCGCCACCGGGTTCTCCCCGAAACCGCGAGGCGGCTGCACCATCAACACCAGGTTGTCCGCTTGCAGTGCGGCGATGACGATTTCACCGTCGGGATCGCCTGTGCGGTCCACGAAGAGGTCGCCGGGCGGAGGGCCCCAATGCCGTATCACCTCGTCCCTGAGCTCGGCGGGCAGCGTGGCGAACCAGTCGCGATACTCCTTGGCGGACAACCGGATCGGATTGCCGGTCAGTTGTCCTTCGGTGAGCCAGTCGGGGTCCTGGCCGCCGCGCTCGATCAACGCGTGGATGAGGGCGTCACCGTCGTTGGCATCCACCCCGGGAAGCTCGCCCACCTGGTACCCGCGCTCGCGCATCGCCCGCAGCAGCGCCACCGCGCTGGCGGGCGTGTCCAGGCCCACCGCGTTTCCGATCCGGGCGTGCTTGGTCGGATAGGCCGAAAACACCAGGGCGACCCGCTTGTCGGTCGGGCCGATATGGCGCAGCCGCGCGTGCCGGACCGCCAGGCCCGCGACGCGCGCGCACCGTTCCGGGTCGGCGACATAGGAGATCAGCCCGTCGTCGTCGATCTCTTTGAAAGAGAACGGGACCGTAATGATGCGGCCGTCGAACTCGGGCACTGCGACCTGGCTGGCCACGTCGAGCGGGCTGAGCCCGTCGTCGTTTTCGCTCCACTGGGCCCGGGAGCTGGTCAGGCACAACCCTTGCAGGATCGGAATGTCCAGGGCCGCCAGGTGTTCGACGTTCCAGCTGTCGTCATCGCCGCCGGCGGACACCGTGGCCGGCTTCAGTCCGCCTGCGGCCAGCACGGTGACCACCATGGCGTCGGCGTCGCCCAGTCGTTGCAGCAGTTCGGGTTCGGCGGTGCGCAGCGACGCGCAGTAGACCGGCAGCGGCCGCCCGCCGGTGTCCTCGATGGCCCGGCACAGCGCCTCGACGTAGCCGGTGTTGCCGGCCAGCTGCTGTGCGCGGTAGTACAGGACGGCGATCGTGGGACCGTCAATGTCGCAGGCGTTTGGCCGCTCCAGCTCGCCCCAGGTCGGTGTGACGACGGGCGGGCTGAACCCGAACCCCGTCATCAGCACAGTGTCGGACAGGAACGCGTGCAGCTGGCGCAGGTTTTCCACGCCGCCGTGCGCCAGGTAGATGTGCGCCTGCACCGCGATGCCGGCGGCGAGCGTGGACAGGCCGGTCAGCTCGGCGTCGGCGGCCTGCTCGCCGCTGACCAACACCGTCGGCACACCGCTGGCGAGCACCGTGTCGATGCCGCCCTGCCAGGCGCGGTATCCGCCGAGGATGCGGACCACCACGATCGAGGTGTCGGCCAGCAGGTCCGGCAACTCGCTCTCGTCCAGGCGCGACGGGTTGGCCCACCGATAGTTCTTCCCGCAGGAACGGGCGCTGATCAGGTCCGTATCGGACGTCGACAGCAACAGAATGGTCGGCTCAGCCACCCCTCATTCGTACCGGAACGTCGCCGCGATGCGACCGGCGACCTCGTCGGCCATGCGCTGCGCCGCCTCGCTGGTTCCGGGTACGTAGCGATCCGCGGCTTCGTCGTAGTCGGCGCCGGCGATCGTTCCGTGGTCGGCGTCCGGCTCCACCAACTCGACCGGCCAGCCGACCCGCCGGAGGCCGGCGGCGAACTCCCTGCTGGCCGTCGCTGGCACGACGCCATCAGCCCGGCCATGCAGCAACGTGAACGGCGTACCGACACGATGCGGCGAGAGTTGCTCGGTCACGCGTGCACCGAAAATCGGATCGGGGACCATGAAAGCGCCCGCCAGGCAAACCGTGTGCGCCAACGGCACGTCGGCGCGGAGGGTCAGGGCCGCCGCGGCGACACCTCCCATCGACCACCCGACGAGCACGATGGCGTCGGGGTGGCCGGCGCGCTCCCGGGTGAAGTCGAGCGATCCCAACAGATCCGAGCGCCCGCCGTCGTCGGCGTGGGAGTTCCAGTCCGGCGCCACCACCGCGGCCCCGTGGTCGGCGAGCCTGCCGGCGAGGGGACGGAAGGCGGCGCGGGCGTCGGTCTGCATGCCGTGCCACAACAAGACCGTGGGCTGCGCCGAGTCACCGTAGACATCGGCCAAGCGTCCCCGGGCGTATTCCACTGTCCTCACGCGCACGAGTGTGCCCCGGATGTCGTCGACGCAATCACCTAGCGCTTTTTGACCTGGCCTGAGGGCCCGCGCGCGCCCTGGCCGTACCGTGGACGGGTGGCCAGGATGCGCGACACCGACGCATGCCCGGGTGCGCTGCAGGTGCACCGGGCGGCCGACGGCGCCCTGGCGCGGATCCGGCTGCCCGGCGGCATGCTCACCGCCGCTCAGCTGGCGGCGCTGGCGCGGGTGTCCAGCGAGCACGGGTCGGCGACGCTGGAGCTCACCGCCCGCGGCAACGTGCAGCTGCGCGGGATCACCGAAGTGACGGCAGCGGCCGACGCGATCGCCAATGCCGGGCTCTTGCCCTCAGCGACACACGAGCGGGTCCGCAACATCGTCGCGTCGCCGCTGTCCGGCCGGGCGGGCGGAAATGTCGACGTGCGGTCGTGGGTCGCCGCGCTGGACGCGGCGATCTGCGCCGAGCCGAGCCTGGTCGAGCTGGGCGGCCGGTTCTGGTTCAGCGTCGACGACGGGCGCGCCGACGTCTCGGGGCTGTGCGCCGACGTGGGCGTGCACGCCCTCCCCGACGGCTGCGCGCTACTGCTTGCCGGATGCGACACCGGTGTCCGGCTGGCGGCCGGTGAGGCGGTCGAGACGCTGGTGACCATCGCGACACGGTTTGCAATTACACGCGGGACCGCTTGGCGCATCAAGGAATTGGACAATATCGAAAGCCTGCAGCCCGGCGCCGAACTCAGCCTCGCCCCGTTTCCCGCGGTCACCAGGCCGCCGGTGGGCTGGATCGACCAGGACGACGGCCGGGTGGCGCTCGGCGCCGCGGTACCGCTGGGGGTGCTGTCCGCGCGCGTCGCGGAGTACCTGGCGGCGATCGAAGCACCCCTGGTGATCACGCCCTGGCGGTCGGTGCTGGTGTGTGATCTCGACGAGGCCGTCGCCGACGTCGCGTTGCGGGTGCTGGCGCCGTTGGGCTTGGTCTTCGACGAACACTCCCCGTGGCTCAACGTCAGCGCCTGCACCGGCAGCCCCGGGTGCGCGCATTCGCTCGCCGATGTGCGGGCCGACGCCGCCCGGGCGCTCGACACGGATACGGCAGTGCATCGTCACTTCGTCGGCTGCAACCGCGCATGCGGGAGCCCCCTTGCCGGCGAGGTGCTGCTGGCGACCGCCGACGGATACCGCCAGCTACGGTAATCGGGTGCTCGACTACGTCCGCGACGCGGCGGAGATCTACCGCCAGTCGTTCGCGACCATCCGCGCCGAAGCCGATCTGACCCGGTTTCCGGACGACATCGCGCGGGTTGTGGTCCGGTTGATCCATACCTGCGGGCAGGTCGACGTCGCCGAGCACGTCGCATTCACCGACGACGTCGTCGCACGCGTCGGCGCCGCCCTGCGCAGCGGCGCCCCGGTGCTGTGCGATTCGTCGATGGTGGCCGCCGGGATCACCGGCGCGCGGTTGCCGGCCGGCAACGAGGTGGTTTCGCTGGTGGCCGATCCGCGCGCCGCCAAACTGGCCGCGCGCCGGCACACCACTCGATCGGCGGCGGGGGTGGAGCTGTGGGCCGACCGGCTGCCCGGAGCCGTGCTGGCGATCGGCAACGCGCCGACCGCCCTGTTCCGGCTGCTCGAGCTGGTCGACGAGGGGGTTTGTCCGCCGGCCGGGGTCCTGGGTGGGCCGGTCGGATTCGTCGGGTCGGCTCAGTCCAAGCAGGAGCTCATCGATCGTCCGCGCGGGATGTCGTATCTGGTGGTGCAGGGACGCCGCGGCGGCAGCGCCATGGCCGCCGCCGCCGTCAACGCGATCGCGAGCGACCGCGAATGACCGCCCGGGGGACGCTCTGGGGCGTCGGGCTGGGGCCGGGGGACCCGGAACTGGTGACCATCAAGGCGGCCCGAGTGATCAGCGAGGCGGACGTGGTGGCTTACCACAGCGCCCGGCACGGCCGCAGCATCGCGCGCGGCATCGCCGAACCGTACCTGCGGCCGGGCCAGATCGAGGAGCACCTGATCTACCCGGTGACCACCGAGGTGACCGACCATCCCGGCGGTTACGCCGGGGCGCTCGAAGATTTCT
This genomic interval from Mycobacterium sp. SMC-2 contains the following:
- a CDS encoding PPOX class F420-dependent oxidoreductase produces the protein MTPTFADLAKAQYILLTTFTKDGKPKPTPVWAAADQDRLLVMTQEKSWKVKRIRNTSRVTLATCTMQGRPTSETVEGAAAILDTSQTAAVYHAIGQRYGIVGKVFNFVSKLRGGMENNVGLELRVAKG
- a CDS encoding sulfotransferase yields the protein MTFDADELEDAARAATGLEDFGSAYYREGLERIVEALNTEADLNDMGRVIQQATISNALIQRLKVEDTYRRHPEIENQVVGGPVFVIGLPRTGTTALSQLVAADPQFRSLRMWESQAPTPPPETATEHSDPRIAQAEAGLKMLDEMFPLMKTLYNSEPTAPTECQDLMGMSFRTFHFDGAVRAPRYLAWLMDCDMRETYTFHRRVLKLLQWHCPPDLWHLKTPVHMFALDALVEAYPNAKFLWSHRDPAKVMGSVCSLIQYVRSWSSDRNDARELGAEQVDSWVEGVRRAMDFRNRNGDKRFVDVSFADLQTDPVRTLQTSYESLGLEFTDATLHSVTQWARGHRPGSRGTHEYDLTDYGLTPEGVRERFADYLAAYDATA
- a CDS encoding TetR/AcrR family transcriptional regulator encodes the protein MSAPRTRRRDKLSPDPTVRRTILAAASATLREQGIQGFSIAAVLDRAALGTRAFYRHFGSKDELVAALFLDMARVEERRLRRRMASATTEVGTVAAWIDGRLDLAFDDNIKSDLRRVSLEAQSQMFVSPKLIQPAYTQLLAPLSEALQRGLQRGVFSHIDPVGDAQAIHAVVWAAIERQWATGDCDRDGVRERILRFCLGGLGVTEKAIAQV
- a CDS encoding SDR family NAD(P)-dependent oxidoreductase — protein: MDLGFAGSTAVVTGGSKGMGLAIAETLAAEGASVAVMARGQGALDAAVTSLRAAGAPDAVGISVDMADAESIADGFAAISERWGRLNSLVHTIGPGDGYFEQMDDAQWNDAFALGTMSAVRSIRSALPLLRSADWARIVTLSAHSIQRQNPRLVAYTASKAALASITKNLSKSLAQDGILVNCVCPGTIVTASFTEVLKDILAADGLDATNPVDVMTWIDNNFHQPCDLGRAGLPEEVASITAYLASRRNGYVTGATVNVDGGSDFI
- a CDS encoding TetR/AcrR family transcriptional regulator, encoding MSARERLIASAIALIRTAGVAGASVSALLDHSGLARRTLYLNFPGGKPELVEAATDAAGAELTAAIQDCMHDDDPARAVAAFLQMWEAMLADSDYTAGCPIVAATLGRAEAPAAADAAAAAFSRWEGLLAQLLREAGVERSAAADLATTAVAAVEGAVIMSVAQRSPTPLRRVRRVLTAQFAVG
- a CDS encoding nitroreductase/quinone reductase family protein, coding for MVDRSIYRDEDRRLTMWSNAADPTTTRRAVRKFRRERLIGRYVANPAVALLGRLGIRTTFATELETTGRKSGVRRRVPVSANFDGAGAWVISQHGRRSGWALNITADPKVRIRQGDRWRSGIARFEPDDDPAKRASTFATSRLLSPVVAATFRALQSDPISVRIDFTD
- the cobN gene encoding cobaltochelatase subunit CobN, coding for MAEPTILLLSTSDTDLISARSCGKNYRWANPSRLDESELPDLLADTSIVVVRILGGYRAWQGGIDTVLASGVPTVLVSGEQAADAELTGLSTLAAGIAVQAHIYLAHGGVENLRQLHAFLSDTVLMTGFGFSPPVVTPTWGELERPNACDIDGPTIAVLYYRAQQLAGNTGYVEALCRAIEDTGGRPLPVYCASLRTAEPELLQRLGDADAMVVTVLAAGGLKPATVSAGGDDDSWNVEHLAALDIPILQGLCLTSSRAQWSENDDGLSPLDVASQVAVPEFDGRIITVPFSFKEIDDDGLISYVADPERCARVAGLAVRHARLRHIGPTDKRVALVFSAYPTKHARIGNAVGLDTPASAVALLRAMRERGYQVGELPGVDANDGDALIHALIERGGQDPDWLTEGQLTGNPIRLSAKEYRDWFATLPAELRDEVIRHWGPPPGDLFVDRTGDPDGEIVIAALQADNLVLMVQPPRGFGENPVAIYHDPALPPSHHYLAAYHWLDTGFGSHAVVHLGKHGNLEWLPGKTLGMSAACGSDAALGNLPLIYPFLVNDPGEGTQAKRRAHAVLVDHLIPPMARAETYGDIARLEQLLDEHANVAALDPGKLPAIRQQIWTLIRAAKMDHDLGLTERPPEDSFDDMLLHVDGWLCEIKDVQIRDGLHILGQKPPREAELDLVLAILRARQLFGGEHVLPGLRQALGLAEDGTDERATVDSAEAAARELVAALQASGWDPDAAERITDNPEVAAVLRFAATEVVPRLAGTAAEIEQVLNALDGRFIPAGPSGSPLRGLVNVLPTGRNFYSVDPKAVPSRLAWEAGVALADSLLARYRNDHGRWPQSVGLSVWGTSAMRTAGDDIAEVLALLGVRPVWDDASRRVVDLAPIPLAELGRPRIDVTVRISGFFRDAFPHVVTMLDDAVRLVAGLDEPAEDNYVRAHAQADLAQHGDQRRSTTRIFGSKPGTYGAGLLQLIDSRNWRDDADLAQVYTAWGGFAYGRDLDGREAVDDMNRQYRRIAVAAKNTDTREHDIADSDDYFQYHGGMVATVRALTGQAPAAYIGDNTRPDAIRTRTLSEETTRVFRARVVNPRWMAAMRRHGYKGAFEMAATVDYLFGYDATANVLADWMYEQLTQSYVLDPENRKFMAESNPWALHGMAERLLEAAGRGMWEQPEAETLSRLRQALLETEGDLEG
- a CDS encoding S9 family peptidase yields the protein MRTVEYARGRLADVYGDSAQPTVLLWHGMQTDARAAFRPLAGRLADHGAAVVAPDWNSHADDGGRSDLLGSLDFTRERAGHPDAIVLVGWSMGGVAAAALTLRADVPLAHTVCLAGAFMVPDPIFGARVTEQLSPHRVGTPFTLLHGRADGVVPATASREFAAGLRRVGWPVELVEPDADHGTIAGADYDEAADRYVPGTSEAAQRMADEVAGRIAATFRYE
- the cobG gene encoding precorrin-3B synthase, which encodes MARMRDTDACPGALQVHRAADGALARIRLPGGMLTAAQLAALARVSSEHGSATLELTARGNVQLRGITEVTAAADAIANAGLLPSATHERVRNIVASPLSGRAGGNVDVRSWVAALDAAICAEPSLVELGGRFWFSVDDGRADVSGLCADVGVHALPDGCALLLAGCDTGVRLAAGEAVETLVTIATRFAITRGTAWRIKELDNIESLQPGAELSLAPFPAVTRPPVGWIDQDDGRVALGAAVPLGVLSARVAEYLAAIEAPLVITPWRSVLVCDLDEAVADVALRVLAPLGLVFDEHSPWLNVSACTGSPGCAHSLADVRADAARALDTDTAVHRHFVGCNRACGSPLAGEVLLATADGYRQLR